A single region of the Streptomyces virginiae genome encodes:
- a CDS encoding DUF4229 domain-containing protein, producing MRLGIFVGCLVLVAGLVRLGWVPAGLGDANAAWVVLLAILISAPLSFVLLRKQRDEMSTQISGRVAGAKEKLAANRSQEDRADDAARVTT from the coding sequence ATGCGTCTGGGCATCTTCGTCGGATGCCTCGTCCTCGTCGCGGGCCTCGTCCGGCTCGGCTGGGTGCCCGCGGGACTCGGCGACGCCAACGCCGCCTGGGTCGTCCTGCTCGCCATCCTGATCTCCGCCCCGCTCTCCTTCGTCCTGCTGCGCAAGCAGCGCGACGAGATGTCCACGCAGATCTCCGGCCGCGTCGCGGGTGCGAAGGAAAAGCTCGCCGCGAACCGCAGCCAGGAGGACCGGGCGGACGACGCGGCGCGCGTCACCACGTAA
- a CDS encoding dicarboxylate/amino acid:cation symporter, translated as MSVSATPQAPAKASFKFPFWAQIVTGLALGVLFGWIARSQDISWLGTTLEKTGDIFIQLLKLAIAPLVFFAILVSITNLRKVNNAARLASRTLLWFMITSLIAVGIGIAIGLLTDPGSGTGLTAADGKDPKRTGSWIDFLTGIVPTDIVTPFTELKVLQIVFLAVVAGIAALQLGAKAKPVLDLAESALELLQKALWWVIRLAPIGTIGLIGTAIATYGWDLIGKYATFTADVYIGCALVMFGVYPLLLATVAKVSPLQFFKGAWPAIQLAFVSRSSVGTMPVTQKVTERLGVPKEYASFAVPFGATTKMDGCAAIYPALAAIFIAQIFDVQLGIKEYLLIVFVSVIGSAATAGLTGATVMLTLTLSTLGLPLAGVGLLLAIDPILDMMRTATNVAGQALVPVIVSAREGILDKEAYASASASPLDEPAPAAEQVVVAA; from the coding sequence GTGTCCGTGTCCGCGACCCCCCAGGCCCCTGCCAAGGCCTCGTTCAAGTTCCCCTTCTGGGCCCAGATCGTCACCGGTCTCGCCCTCGGTGTCCTCTTCGGTTGGATAGCCCGCAGCCAGGACATCAGCTGGCTCGGCACCACCCTGGAGAAGACCGGCGACATCTTCATCCAGCTGCTGAAGCTGGCCATCGCCCCGCTCGTCTTCTTCGCGATCCTGGTGTCGATCACCAACCTCCGGAAGGTGAACAACGCGGCGCGTCTCGCCTCCCGCACCCTCCTCTGGTTCATGATCACCTCGCTGATCGCGGTCGGCATCGGCATCGCCATCGGCCTGCTGACCGACCCCGGTTCCGGCACCGGCCTCACCGCCGCCGACGGCAAGGACCCCAAGCGGACCGGCTCCTGGATCGACTTCCTCACCGGGATCGTGCCCACGGACATCGTCACGCCGTTCACCGAGCTGAAGGTCCTTCAGATCGTCTTCCTGGCCGTCGTCGCCGGTATCGCCGCCCTCCAGCTGGGCGCCAAGGCCAAGCCGGTCCTCGACCTCGCCGAGTCCGCCCTGGAGCTGCTCCAGAAGGCCCTGTGGTGGGTCATCCGCCTCGCCCCGATCGGCACCATCGGCCTCATCGGCACCGCGATCGCCACGTACGGCTGGGACCTGATCGGCAAGTACGCGACCTTCACCGCCGACGTCTACATCGGCTGCGCCCTCGTGATGTTCGGCGTCTACCCGCTGCTGCTCGCGACGGTCGCCAAGGTCAGCCCCCTGCAGTTCTTCAAGGGCGCCTGGCCTGCCATCCAGCTGGCCTTCGTCTCCCGCTCCTCGGTCGGCACCATGCCGGTCACCCAGAAGGTCACCGAACGCCTCGGCGTCCCGAAGGAGTACGCCTCCTTCGCCGTCCCGTTCGGCGCCACCACCAAGATGGACGGCTGCGCCGCGATCTACCCGGCCCTCGCGGCCATCTTCATCGCGCAGATCTTCGACGTGCAGCTCGGCATCAAGGAGTACCTGCTCATCGTCTTCGTCTCGGTCATCGGCTCGGCCGCCACGGCCGGTCTGACGGGCGCCACCGTCATGCTGACGCTGACCCTGTCCACGCTGGGCCTGCCGCTCGCGGGCGTCGGCCTGCTGCTGGCGATCGACCCGATCCTGGACATGATGCGCACCGCCACCAACGTGGCCGGCCAGGCCCTGGTCCCGGTCATCGTCTCGGCCCGCGAGGGGATCCTGGACAAGGAGGCCTACGCCTCCGCCTCGGCCTCCCCGCTGGACGAGCCGGCCCCGGCCGCCGAGCAGGTCGTGGTCGCGGCCTGA
- a CDS encoding helix-turn-helix domain-containing protein, translated as MAPGNPNAPSRAASPDRVATPRSGVVHVNTRHASHYTVVGNHLLQHQELSATAIGIAAYIQSLPEGTPIGIKVLAARFPEGEIRIGSALRELETHGYLERRRERLATGRVATRTYSYNKPGATASTEAPHPPPAPDRAPAQEPQPQPEPESRPESELHPETEPAAPPAAASPAPDPAALELLAGLRRYDPRLLLSERDVRRLAPDVSAWLERGVTPDAVARALSADLPAQMRRPASVLAYRLTALLPPRLPPAPPPPETRDIRRPDPLQNCTGCDRAFRTPRPGRCRTCPPEEHAAA; from the coding sequence ATGGCTCCTGGAAACCCTAACGCGCCCTCGCGCGCCGCGTCCCCGGATCGGGTCGCGACCCCCCGATCCGGTGTCGTCCACGTCAACACGCGGCACGCGAGTCACTACACGGTGGTGGGCAACCACCTCCTCCAGCACCAGGAGCTGTCGGCGACGGCGATCGGGATCGCGGCATACATCCAGTCGCTGCCGGAGGGCACCCCGATCGGCATCAAGGTCCTCGCGGCGCGGTTCCCCGAAGGGGAGATCCGGATCGGCTCGGCCCTACGGGAGCTGGAGACCCACGGCTACCTGGAGCGGCGGCGCGAACGGCTGGCGACCGGGCGGGTGGCGACCCGGACGTACTCGTACAACAAGCCGGGAGCCACCGCCTCGACCGAGGCTCCACATCCACCCCCGGCCCCGGACCGGGCCCCCGCCCAGGAGCCGCAACCGCAACCGGAACCGGAGTCGCGCCCGGAGTCGGAGTTGCACCCGGAGACGGAACCCGCCGCCCCGCCGGCGGCCGCGTCCCCCGCCCCCGACCCCGCCGCGCTCGAACTCCTCGCCGGGCTACGGCGCTACGACCCGCGGCTCCTGCTCTCGGAGCGCGACGTACGACGGCTCGCGCCGGACGTGTCGGCCTGGCTGGAGCGCGGGGTCACCCCCGACGCGGTCGCCCGGGCCCTGTCCGCGGACCTCCCCGCGCAGATGCGGCGCCCCGCGTCCGTACTCGCGTACCGCCTCACCGCCCTGCTGCCGCCCCGCCTGCCCCCGGCCCCGCCGCCCCCGGAGACCCGGGACATCAGACGGCCGGACCCCTTGCAGAACTGCACCGGCTGCGACCGAGCCTTCCGCACCCCCCGCCCGGGCCGCTGCCGCACCTGCCCACCGGAAGAGCACGCGGCGGCCTGA
- a CDS encoding DUF4190 domain-containing protein — MSIPPQPPSSPGPYGQPGPYGQPGPYGQPGQPGQPGQPPYGGAPQGWYPPQPQKTNTLAIVGFVMALVCGIPLVPIVLGIIALSQIKSRGEKGKGLAIAAIVIHSLVIVFYGTFVILGLTGALDDDSSTTRDTTSQVTGPTAGAPTASAPATSRPGSSGLTEIRKGDCFNTKDDLAQYGDEDGTQAARSVTIVPCAQPHKGEAYAVFNLDAGTYPGNEKVTKSAEEKCSGDALTSYVGNNPKVSEKLEVYYYYPQAASWLLGDREVTCFVGDPGGPSTGSIRASGS; from the coding sequence ATGTCCATACCACCGCAGCCTCCGTCGTCCCCGGGCCCGTACGGACAGCCGGGCCCGTACGGCCAGCCCGGCCCCTACGGCCAGCCGGGCCAGCCGGGGCAGCCCGGCCAGCCGCCCTACGGCGGTGCGCCGCAGGGCTGGTACCCCCCGCAGCCGCAGAAGACCAACACGTTGGCCATCGTCGGCTTCGTCATGGCGCTCGTCTGCGGAATCCCGCTGGTCCCCATCGTCCTCGGGATCATCGCCCTCTCCCAGATCAAGTCCCGCGGTGAGAAGGGCAAGGGCCTCGCCATCGCGGCGATCGTCATCCACAGCCTGGTCATCGTGTTCTACGGGACCTTCGTGATCCTCGGACTCACGGGAGCGCTGGACGACGACTCCTCGACGACGCGCGACACCACCTCCCAGGTCACCGGACCGACCGCCGGCGCACCGACCGCGAGCGCACCGGCCACCAGCCGACCGGGCTCCAGCGGCTTGACCGAGATCCGCAAGGGCGACTGCTTCAACACGAAGGACGATCTGGCCCAGTACGGCGACGAGGACGGCACCCAGGCCGCCCGCTCGGTGACGATCGTGCCCTGCGCCCAGCCGCACAAGGGCGAGGCGTACGCGGTCTTCAACCTGGACGCCGGAACGTACCCGGGCAACGAGAAGGTCACCAAGTCCGCCGAGGAGAAGTGCAGCGGCGACGCGCTCACCTCGTACGTGGGCAACAACCCCAAGGTCTCTGAGAAGCTGGAGGTCTACTACTACTACCCGCAGGCCGCCAGCTGGCTCCTCGGCGATCGCGAAGTCACCTGCTTCGTCGGCGACCCCGGCGGCCCGAGCACCGGCTCGATCCGAGCCTCCGGCTCCTGA
- a CDS encoding NAD(P)H-binding protein, producing MTTTKNSTANRTLNDTTTRPILVLGSTGKTGSRVAAQLRQRGHEVRGASRKGPVTFDWTDENTWEQVLDGAGAAYLVDSQLPDAAESMRSFTRLAVASGVERLVLLSARDWVVAEGEEKLPCERAVRESGARWTILKPSWFFQNFDEDPFIRAQVQGGEVVMSAGDGVEPFIDAEDIAAVAVAALTEEGHGGQAYELSGPRLLSLDSVVDEITRATGRVVTYRPLPPEEFAAYAGGHGVPEEFVGLLNLLYGWIAEGRFATLADGVQRVLGREPRDFADYVRRAAASGVWGGGGGVERR from the coding sequence ATGACGACGACGAAGAACAGCACCGCGAACCGCACCCTGAACGACACGACGACCAGGCCGATTCTGGTCCTGGGCAGCACCGGCAAGACCGGAAGCCGCGTGGCCGCCCAGCTGCGGCAGCGCGGGCACGAGGTCCGGGGCGCCTCCCGCAAGGGGCCGGTCACCTTCGACTGGACCGATGAGAACACCTGGGAGCAGGTGCTGGACGGGGCCGGCGCGGCCTACCTGGTCGACTCGCAGCTCCCCGACGCCGCCGAGTCGATGCGCTCCTTCACCCGGCTGGCCGTGGCCTCCGGTGTGGAGCGGCTGGTGCTGCTGTCCGCCCGCGACTGGGTGGTGGCGGAGGGCGAGGAGAAGCTTCCCTGCGAGCGCGCGGTCCGCGAGTCCGGCGCGCGGTGGACCATCCTCAAGCCGTCCTGGTTCTTCCAGAACTTCGACGAGGACCCGTTCATCCGGGCGCAGGTCCAGGGCGGCGAGGTCGTGATGTCGGCCGGAGACGGCGTCGAGCCGTTCATCGACGCCGAGGACATCGCCGCCGTCGCGGTGGCCGCCCTCACCGAGGAGGGACACGGCGGGCAGGCCTACGAACTGTCCGGCCCGCGGCTGCTGAGCCTGGATTCCGTGGTCGACGAGATCACCCGGGCCACCGGCCGGGTGGTCACCTATCGCCCGCTCCCGCCCGAGGAGTTCGCCGCCTACGCCGGGGGTCACGGTGTGCCGGAGGAGTTCGTCGGCCTGCTGAACCTGCTCTACGGGTGGATCGCCGAGGGCCGCTTCGCCACCCTCGCCGACGGTGTGCAGCGGGTGCTCGGCCGGGAGCCCCGCGACTTCGCGGACTACGTGCGGAGGGCTGCCGCGTCCGGGGTGTGGGGCGGTGGCGGTGGCGTGGAGCGTCGGTGA
- a CDS encoding AMP-dependent synthetase/ligase, with translation MIDGVVREVRVPALVGRPDRGSLGDIPFHNAWEAPREAVLARKDRDGVWHDVSAAQFAAEVLAVAKGLIAEGLREGDRLAIMARTTYEWTLLDFAGWAAGLVTVPIYPTSSALQARWIIQDSGAVACAVEDTAQARLISGERGNLPWLTHLWEFDTGALARLVKAGERIPDAVVHHRRGARTPDSVATLIYTSGTTGQPKGCVITHANFFAQVDNAVELLHPVFRSASKDPASTLLFLPLSHVFGRMVAVGCMRARVKLGHAPSISTEDLLADLAGFRPTFLLAIPYVLEKVYNTARATAEKMGRASSFDRAARIAQRFAEIAEDKTPGLVLRLARSVYDPLVYRRIRAALGGRVRYVLSGGSPLGRRLAAFYTGAGIEVFEGYGLTETTGASTVTPPQRPRLGTVGWPLPGTAVRIADDGEVLLGGGHVFAGYWNAAHAAPYGSWLATGDIGELDADGYLTITGRKKEMIITSGGKNVAPAPLEDWLRAHPLVGQCMVVGDNRPYITALITLEPDGLQHWRQMHKKQNMPMRDLVRDEELRADLQRAVDEANRLVSRAESIRRFTVLAADFTEARGHLTPSLKLRRGAIARDYADRIQELYRGPRED, from the coding sequence ATGATCGACGGAGTGGTCCGTGAGGTCCGGGTGCCCGCACTGGTGGGCCGCCCGGACCGAGGATCCCTCGGAGACATCCCCTTCCACAACGCCTGGGAGGCCCCGAGGGAAGCGGTGCTCGCCCGCAAGGACCGGGACGGCGTCTGGCACGACGTGTCGGCCGCGCAGTTCGCGGCCGAGGTGCTCGCCGTGGCCAAGGGCCTGATCGCCGAAGGGCTCCGCGAGGGCGACCGGCTCGCCATCATGGCCCGCACGACCTACGAATGGACCCTGCTCGACTTCGCCGGCTGGGCCGCCGGCCTGGTCACCGTACCGATCTACCCCACCTCCTCCGCCCTCCAGGCACGCTGGATCATCCAGGACTCCGGAGCCGTCGCCTGCGCGGTCGAGGACACCGCACAAGCCCGGCTCATCAGCGGCGAACGCGGCAACCTGCCCTGGCTGACCCACCTGTGGGAATTCGACACCGGCGCGTTGGCCCGGCTGGTCAAGGCCGGCGAACGCATCCCCGACGCGGTGGTGCACCACCGGCGGGGCGCCCGCACACCGGACTCCGTCGCCACCCTCATCTACACCTCGGGCACCACCGGGCAACCCAAGGGCTGCGTGATCACCCACGCGAACTTCTTCGCCCAGGTCGACAACGCGGTGGAGCTGCTGCACCCCGTCTTCAGATCCGCGAGCAAGGACCCCGCCTCCACCCTGCTGTTCCTGCCGCTCAGCCACGTCTTCGGGCGGATGGTGGCCGTCGGCTGCATGCGGGCCCGCGTCAAACTCGGACACGCCCCCAGCATCAGTACCGAGGACCTCCTCGCCGACCTCGCCGGCTTCCGGCCCACCTTCCTCCTGGCCATCCCCTACGTGCTGGAGAAGGTCTACAACACCGCCCGCGCCACCGCCGAGAAGATGGGCCGGGCCTCCTCCTTCGACCGGGCCGCCCGTATCGCGCAGCGCTTCGCCGAGATCGCCGAGGACAAGACCCCCGGACTCGTGCTGCGCCTCGCCCGATCCGTCTACGACCCCCTCGTCTACCGGCGCATCCGGGCCGCGCTCGGCGGCCGCGTCCGCTACGTCCTGAGCGGCGGATCACCGCTGGGCCGACGGCTCGCCGCCTTCTACACCGGCGCCGGCATCGAGGTCTTCGAGGGCTACGGGCTGACCGAGACCACCGGCGCCAGCACCGTGACCCCGCCGCAGCGGCCCCGCCTCGGCACCGTCGGCTGGCCACTGCCGGGCACCGCGGTACGGATCGCCGACGACGGCGAGGTGCTGCTCGGCGGCGGCCACGTCTTCGCCGGCTACTGGAACGCCGCGCACGCGGCCCCGTACGGGAGCTGGCTGGCCACCGGCGACATCGGCGAGCTCGACGCCGACGGATACCTGACCATCACCGGCCGCAAGAAGGAGATGATCATCACCTCCGGCGGCAAGAACGTGGCTCCGGCACCGCTGGAGGACTGGCTGCGAGCCCATCCACTGGTCGGCCAGTGCATGGTCGTCGGCGACAACCGGCCCTACATCACCGCGCTGATCACCCTCGAACCCGACGGGCTGCAGCACTGGCGCCAGATGCACAAGAAGCAGAACATGCCGATGCGCGACCTCGTACGGGACGAGGAACTGCGGGCGGACCTCCAGCGGGCGGTGGACGAGGCGAACCGGCTGGTCTCACGGGCCGAGTCGATCCGCCGCTTCACCGTCCTGGCCGCCGATTTCACCGAGGCGCGCGGCCACCTGACCCCGTCCCTCAAGCTCCGGCGCGGCGCGATCGCCCGGGACTACGCGGACCGCATCCAGGAGCTCTACCGGGGGCCGCGGGAGGACTGA